The following coding sequences are from one Dreissena polymorpha isolate Duluth1 chromosome 8, UMN_Dpol_1.0, whole genome shotgun sequence window:
- the LOC127841893 gene encoding uncharacterized protein LOC127841893, which yields MLSNLLCGDNSLIFILRLAAARYAKTHFEKYVTKLTKTFHDCFEANVFFKAHGITMNEQMTWPMHKRECVSDAFDRLVREAVHDGKGNAPFYVEFLSGVLNRKINQHFEGKTYDGEKVYKIAGLNVSLTDASSGLELHVYWMKSKDRVKKMSYWIFPLFKSVLNCPGMELCERIYAFLKNDTVFKENTCLDMINTRNIFEFDKLKEKGIIKTDKSLMQTIQTIKVEGFTAYEMPGDETSCMYEFMSYMLFGNADMKYIMRLAAMRYALQNFWQYVNKLTGEFGKRKSVSSRVNDAKLFFKIHNIEYKETESSSMEKCVLLSFTDLVREITNTGQGPFYVEFLRGALNCKIKQFFDFGLFKRTLSEISGCNVTLTTSSPPGRELHIYRKKTFKVHGGQTNHYKIVPLLKNEDRSKTDI from the exons ATGCTAAGCAACTTGCTGTGTGGAGACAActcattaattttcattttacgACTAGCCGCAGCACGATATGCAAAGACGCACTttgaaaaatatgttacaaag CTAACAAAAACCTTTCATGACTGCTTCGAAGCGAATGTCTTTTTCAAAGCGCATGGCATCACAATGAACGAACAGATGACATGGCCAATGCACAAAAGAGAGTGTGTGTCTGATGCATTTGACAGATTAGTGCGTGAAGCAGTTCACGACGGGAAAGGCAATG CCCCGTTTTACGTAGAATTTTTGAGTGGTGTCTTAAATCGAAAAATCAATCAGCACTTTGAGGGGAAAACATACGACGGagaaaaagtatataaaataGCCGGCCTGAACGTGAGCTTAACTGATGCTTCCAGTGGTTTAGAACTGCACGTTTACTGGATGAAGTCGAAGGATCGTGTAAAAAAGATGTCGTACTGGATATTTCCCCTCTTTAAGAGTGTTCTAAATTGCCCTGGAATG GAACTGTGTGAACGTATCTACGCATTTTTAAAGAATGATACCGTATTTAAGGAAAACACATGTTTGGATATGATCAACACACGTAATATATTTGAATTTGATAAGCTGAAAGAAAAAGGCATAATTAAAACGGACAAATCTTTGATGCAGACCATACAAAC AATCAAAGTGGAGGGATTTACTGCCTATGAGATGCCTGGTGATGAAACCTCGTGCATGTATGAGTTCATGAGTTACATGCTGTTCGGGAATGCAGACATGAAATACATCATGCGTTTGGCTGCGATGCGTTACGCCCTTCAAAACTTTTGGCAATATGTGAACAAA TTGACAGGTGAGTTTGGAAAGCGCAAATCTGTCAGCTCGAGAGTTAACGACGCCAAActgttttttaaaatacataacattGAGTATAAAGAAACTGAGTCGTCATCGATGGAAAAGTGTGTTCTTTTGTCATTTACTGATCTTGTTCGTGAAATTACCAATACAGGACAAG GACCATTTTACGTGGAATTTTTGCGTGGTGCTCTTAACTGCAAAATTAAGCAATTCTTTGATTTCGGATTATTCAAACGAACACTTTCGGAAATATCCGGTTGTAATGTAACCTTGACAACCAGTTCACCACCTGGACGAGAACTTCATATTTATCGGAAGAAGACGTTTAAGGTTCACGGTGGTCAAACAAACCATTATAAAATAGTACCTCTGCTTAAAAACGAGGATCGCAGTAAAACTGATATTTAA